The nucleotide sequence TACCCTAAGTCGGTAAGTTGAGTTACCACGCCTTTTTACTTGTAGAAAGAGGCACTTCTTCTCAGCACAATTTCAAAGCTTCTTCTTTTAGAAAATTTTAGAACTCGCATAGCTATTGGATATATCCATTTCTGGATTTTTCTTAATAGCCACAGCTTAATTCCCTACATAATGCTGTAATCGCAGGTAAAAACCTGTGCAATTAAATTTTAATGATTATATCATAATTCAAAAGAGTTCTATTATGCGGGATAATAATTATGAACTATTAAAAGTTGGTGATTCATCAGCGCTGGTGCATATTCACGCCCGATATAGTCGGATGGTCTATTGGCTGGGAAAAAGAATAATCAATGATGATTTTGTAGTAGAATCTTTAGTGCAGGACACCTTCTTAAAGTTATGGGCGAACCGCGATAAGATCGAGTCAGAAAAACATCTCTTTTTCTTTCTACGAATGGTGATGAAAAGGGAATGTTACTCCTATTATACTAGTCCTCAATGTAAGTTCTTTGAGAATATAAATTCTTTAGAAAGCTATGATAACTACCAAGATTATTTAGCCGGCTATGATCCGAAGGAAGATGCACAAAACTGGAAAGATCAGGAAAATCAACAGGAAGATTTTGATCAAATAATCAAAGTATTACCCCTACTCCAACCTGATAGAAAACGACTGATTGAACTCTGTTTAAAATATGAATTCCGCTATAAAATAATAGCTAAGCTAATGGGTACAGGTATTACTGAGACTCGTAATGAGGTAAGCAAAACTATCCAAGATCTTAAGAACATCATTAACCAAAATAATGTCCTTGAGGTACATCAGCCATTTAAATTAAAATGTGATAATAAGGTTCAGGTTACCCAAGAACAACAAAAGGTTTTAGAGCTGCGATGTAAACACAACTATTCCTTTACCTCAATCGCCAATGAACTTAATATTTCTCAAAAGGAAGTACATACAGCATTTATTAAAGCTTATAAGCTGATGCAGGAGGTACAGTAACACCAATTAGAACCGGTTTGAGATGGCAAAAGATACGATGAAATTGACCCGAAAGATCCAACTCCTTATCGACCTTCCTACCAGCGAAGAACGAAAGGAGGCGATGGATAAGCTATATCTATGGCGTAACCGTTGTTATCGGGCAGCTAACCTTATTGTTTCTCATTTATATGTTCAGGAGATGGTTGAAGACTTCTTTTATTTAACTGAAGAAATTAAGTATAAACTGGTAGATCAAAAAAAAGATGAACAGGGAATTCTAACCCGATCCCGGATCAACTGTACCTATCGAATGATTTCAGATCGCTTTAAAGGGGAAATTCCCACTAACATTCTAACCAACTTAAATAGTACCATCCTGAGTTCTTTTAAGAAAAACAGACAAGAATACTGGTGCGGGGAACGTTCCATAAATAATTTTAGGAGAGATATGGCCTTTCCCTTTGATATGGAAGGAGTATGCGGATTGAAATATAATACGGAAAAGAATGCATTTTGTTTTCGGCTTTTTTCCGTTCCCATGAAAACCTATTTAGGAAAAGACTATTATGACAAGAGAAAACTGATGCAGCAGGTTGCAAGTGGAGAGATCAAAATACGGACTTCTCATATCCAATTAAAAGATGGTAAGATCTTTATGTTAGCGGTCTTTGAATTTGAAAAAGATGAACACGTCCTTAAACCAGAAGTGATCGCCGAAGCTTCGTTGTCCTTAGAATATCCAATTGCCGTGAAAATTGGCAGTGCTAAACTCACCATTGGAACAAAAGAAGAATTCCTCTACCGAAGACTGGCCATACAGGCCGCACAAAAAAGAACCCGAGAAGGAGTTACCTATTCTAAATCTGGAAAAGGTCGTATAAGAAAGACCAAAGCTTTAGCCAGATTTTGTGATACAGAGCGGAATTATGTTCATAATAGACTGCATGTTTATAGCAGAAAGCTAATCGACTTCTGTATCAAACATAAGGCAGGAACTCTTATTTTATTGAATCAACAAGAAAAATTGGAAATAGCTAAAGAGGAAGCATTTGTACTTAGGAACTGGAGTTATTATGATCTCATGACCAAGATAAAATACAAAGCAGAAAAATCTGGTATAGAGCTTATCATAGATTAAGAATTAATTATCGAGGGTGCTTGTACACCCGTAAGGTGAGGTGAATTGCACACTCACTAAATGCGCTTAGCATATACAACGCGTGAGTGAAACTTATAATTAATATTTCCCAAAACCGATAACGGTAAAACCGTCTTGTAGAGTGATTAAATATAATTTAAAGATGACACTACATTTTAAATGGAGTGAAATGAATCCATGCATACATATAATTCATCTATTTTCCTGAGAGAAAGTTTTTATGGAGATATTGTAAAGACTCCTATTCAATAGCAATAGTAAGTAACCGTTCAGCACATTCCCACTTCATTTCGCAAAAGCTTCATTCCGGGAAAAGCGCTTCTCTAAAAAGATCTTGAACAACAACAAAAATTTTGATCTCCCTTACGCTAATCCGAAGAAAATATCGGAACGCTTCAGTCTAATGCAAAGCTTTTTGCTGGAGTTCGTCTAATTCAGATTCATATCTTGATTTCCTTATGAACGGATGGAATTAGTAAAATAAATAATTAGAGGATGGATCTAAATTAAATTCAACTTCCCATCACACGGCGTTCCTGTAAATATGAACATCTTCAACATATTCTGATTTTAGCAAGCTTCATATTAAATCCCCCTTCTTCTCCCTCAACTTCTACTCCACCCCATCTATTCCTTTTTTCTATATGCGAAATACCAGAATATAGAAGTTAGCCGGGCTGCATAAGCCGGTCGGCTGCGCCCTTCCTTTTATAAGCCCTCTCTAATTCTATATCCTGAATCTGTATCTGCATCAAAAAAGGAAATAGCATACGGCTCTGTAAGAAGTAAATCAATTAAGAATATCATGAGATCAATACATAAATACATATCCTCAATCAGAACAAAAAATCAAAAAAGGAAAGCTCCGGATAAAAAAAGTAATTCAATTATTAATCAGGTCTGTCAAACGACCATAACACTTAACATTATGAGTATGATCAAAAACAAAGTTCAGCTAATGGGGGATTTAGAAAATACTCCCGAAATCAAAAATTTTTCTAATGCCTAACCTTTAAAAACAAAGAGGGCGTCCCGTTCAAAGTATCGCCCTCTTTTCATTATCAATCCTTTAAAATGATTAATCATGAACACGAAAGTTAATGAAATTTCAATAAAATACCAGGGCAATTTTAAAATGAAAGATGCCCCTAAAATTAGCTCTTCACTTAGTGCCAGTGAGCTATTATTTAGTCGTTGGGATAAAGACCGTATAGGCTTGCAGGAATGTTTTAAAGTGTTGCTTTTAAACAATTCCAATAAGGTGAAAGGGGTTTTTGAAGTGTCCAACGGAGGAATTACAGGAACGCTGGTTGACGTTCGCATCTTGTTTGCAGTGATCCTTAAATCCCTGACTACCTCGGTAATTTTAGTGCATAATCATCCATCAGGAAATTTGAAGCCTAGTGAAGCAGATAAATGCCTGACCCAAAAAATTAAAAATGCAGGTAGCCTTTTAGATATAAAGCTTTTAGATCATTTGATACTTACCCCCGCTGGCGATTATTTTTCCTTCGCAGATGAAGGGATACTTTAAACTTTTTTTGTCTCAATTTTAAAAAGGTGGTCTCTTTAGATCACCTTTTCATTTTTCTAATTTTTCAGTTATCTGACATATAAAATTCTGATCAAGTTTTGGCTGCAAAACTTGAAAATCTGCCGTTTGAAATTTTTCTATTTCCAATAAATGTATGAATTGATGGTAATTAAGAACAAATGATATCAGTTTAAATGATTTGCTCACTTAAATCGAATAAGGATAATTCGTAATTTAAAAAGGCTTGATTTCTCCAGTCCAAAATTGGGATAATAACAAAATTTGAGTTTCAATTAGGAGCATTTTAAGCAATGAAAATAGTTTTTGAAATCCTTTAAAAAGGCAGTTGGTTTTGACCAACAGGTATGAAAATTTTGTCCCGCCTGCGGGACGAAATCGAATAGCAAGAGGATAACACGCCGGGCGATGTTTTTCGATTTCCTTTTCTTTAAAAACCCCTGTTTTTGGGCGATTTGCAGAGTATTGAAATTAAAAAAGTATCCAACCTACTGGATACATCCGTTCGGAAGGACCTGTAAAACAAGAAAGGCTGTAGCCAGTAATTATTAAAATAGTAGCCATGACAACAAAATCCAGACTTCAGATACAATCAAAAACTGCCAATAGATTCCGGGAGTTTTCTAAGAAAAACAACAGCAATCAATCAGAAACTTTAGATCTGATCCTTGATTTTTTTGAGAAAAATAACCTCTCCCCTTTTGAGACTTTAGTCCCTTCAAAAGTGAGCTTGGAAACCCTGATCAAAAAAAGGATCGATGCTGTGATTGCTATTTTAAAAAATATTGAAAAGACCCAAACCAAACCTGGTTTTCTCATGTTGGAATTACTCATGGAGGGACGCTCCATTTCAAAATCCATATTAGTTGAAAAGAATACAAGTTCCTCTTTTAATGAGAAAAGTTTAGAACAATTGGAATTGGAAATCTCCAGACTCGAAAAAGTATTAAAAGCAACCAAACAAGATCTAGAATATTTGCTACAAAAGGTGGAAGTAAAGGCGAACACTTTTGGTGCAGATTATCTAAAACTAAACATCTCTCCCACAGAATTTGAAGAGTTTAAAATAGCCATAAAACGTAGATCATAATGTATATCACAATCTCTGCTCAGAAACTAGGTGGCGCTTACTCGCAAAGTGCAGGTGATTTTGTGAGCTATCTCGAAAAAGAAAACCAGGGGAAAAGCCTTATGGATAAGGAATACTTTTTTGATCAATACGAAGATAAAATCTATCCATATCAGGTAATCAAAGAGATCGATGAAAATACTTCCAAATTAAAACTCAAGGAACCTAAATATTATTCCATTACCATAAATCCAAGTAAATACGAGTTAAAACACATTCATAACAATTCAGAAAAACTCCGGGAGTTTGTCCGGGAGGCCATGAAAGAGTATGCTGGTTCTTTCAACAGGGAAATTAATGGGAAACCCATAGGCGTAGATGATATTAAATATTTCGCTAAGATTGAACAGGAACGTACTTATAAAAGTAACGATATAGCAATTCGGGAAAATAAACCCTACAGTAATCAAATAGCACATCTTAAAAATGAGCTGCGGAAAGTAGAGCGCGGGGAAATTTCCGGGAATATCCGTCAACTAGAAAATGATATCCATAAGCTGGTCAGCGATGCGCCGTATAAATTTCAAGGACAGGTGATTGAACCGGGAATGAAAAAAGAAGGCTTGCAAAGTCATATCCATATTATCGTTAGTAGAAAAGACGCCTCTAATTCTTACAGTCTATCTCCGGGTAGCAAATACAAAGCTTCAGAAGTGGAGATGCACGGTAAAATGATAAAACGAGGTTTTGAAAGGGATCGTTTCTTTCAGAGTTCAGAAAAAGCATTTGATAAGATGTTTCAGTATAACCGTAATTATGTGGAAAGCTATACTGCTCGCAAGATACTCAGCAAAGATCCAAAGCAATATTTTTTAAGTTTAAGAAGTCTTGGGGTCAATGAGAAAAAGATCGCCTTTAAGATGATCCGGGAAACAGGCTTGCAATTACCAGTATTACATCTTCCTACCAGTACAGCTGGGATCGCTTTTAAACAACTAAAAAGAATAATTGAAGTAAGTCTTAAAGCAAGTTCTATTGGCTATTAAAAACATCTTATATGCTGCTCAATTCTGTTTTCAAGGTAAGATCCCTACTAAGAGATATAAATTTTAAAATATAAAAAAGTGAGCGAAGTCAATTACATACTTCATCTAAATGCAGTCTTGCGTATGTTTGCCAAGGACGACCGAATTACGTCTTCCCACCGGAGTCTCTACCTGGCCTTTTTTGAACTTTGGAACCAGAAACACTTTCCACAAACATTTATGGTAAATAGCAAACAGGTGATGGAACTAGCAAAAATACGCTCCAGAACAACCTATCTCAAACTGTTGCAAGATTTAAAAACTTGGGAATATCTACAATACCATTCTTCCCATAATTCTAACCTTGGTTCCATCATAGAGATGTTCAGATTTGATATAACAGTTGTTCAAAAAATGAACAAGGGTTGTTCAATTTCTGAACAGGTGGTTGTCCAAAAATTGGTTACTATTAATAAACATAAGAATAAACATATTATAAACTCTTTTAAACAAACATGTCCAAAAAATGAACAAGTGGTTTTAGCCTATTTTAAAGCTGAAAAAAGAAGCTCCTTGGAAGCAAAAAAATTCTTTAATTTTTATGAATCCATAGGCTGGAAATTAAATGGCAGAAATTCGATAATAGACTGGAAAGCCTGTGCCCGAAACTGGATGCTTAAAGCTGAAGAAATAAAAAATAACCAGAAGTTTAGTGAGCCGTCCCATAATAGAGACAACTTGCGTACTAATAGAAATAAAAACTATGGGGAGCCGTTGTGAGAAAAATTAAGGAACTGCTAATATGTCTTTTTTAGATCAGTCGTTATAATTTTACTTGAACTACGGGACGTAAAATTTGTAGGCATCTTCCCTTCCCTATCGAAATCCATGTAAATTAAAACTAAATACAAGTATTAATTATTAAAATGCATCCGCTGAAGCTGTCTACAATACAATGCTGGGAATTAAAAATATTAAAACCTATGAGGAGTGGACCTCTATCTTTAATCCTACCTCCACTTATATAGGAAACTGGAAAAAAGATTCAAAAATATACTTTGTTGGAACGGATAAAAATGGTAAAAAGGGTGGAATGGTATCGGAAATTGCAGAAAATATTCCGTTCAAGTTTGTTTCCATTCGCCATTACGGGATTTTAGATGGGGATAAAGAAATTATTGAAGGTGCAAAAGTTGAAAAATGGACAGGTGGATTTGAAAATTATTATTTTGATGAAAATAATGGTCTTACTACAGTGACAATTGAAGTAGATGCTATGGAAGATTTTATTGATTTTTTCAAAAATACTTTTCCTAAAGCTTTGAATAAACTTAAAGAAATTATTGAAAAATAGTATAAAAACGAGATGACTTATGTTGAAACGAATATTTGGCTGTTTCACCGAGCTCTATTAAAAGCTATAATAATGAAAAATTACTTGAGAGCTCTTATAATCAGCCGTTTGTAGTAATATAATTGAATACCAATTTCTTAATTTTAAGTCTGCATATCATAGACATACTGCATATTATTAATGCGAAAGATCTACAAAAGTTAAAGTCTTGTAATAATTTTTTTTTTTACTGCTTTCATTGAATGAGGAGCTCGCAAATCTCTTAGTTGATAGGGGACAAAGTAATTTTTATTATCCTCTGGAGGTTAAGTGTCAATCTACTGAACGGCTTTCTTAAATAAATATATTCACTCTAGTGAATAATTTCCTGAGTTTAGAGCAAGGTGAAAATCGACTCCAACTATTGATTTAAGGATATAAAATTTTAATATCCTTGACTCAATTTAAAATTCTATTACAAGAATTAGCTTCAACATTATTTAAAATGATTATAAATAATACCTTTGCATTATTCATAGTTCAAAATTAGAAGAATTATAATTCGATGCGAAAAACATTTAAGTCAAAAAAAAGGCAGAAAAACAAGTGGAAAAGTTATGCTGGAATATTACATCTGTGGTTAGGTCTTTTATCTGGAATTGTAGTTTTTATTATGTCTATTACTGGTTGTATTTATGTTTTTCAAGATGAAATCAAGGATGTTATTTATGAATGGAGACATGTGGAAGCATTAAATAAACCATTTATTGCCCCTTCTATTATTTTTGATAATGTAAAAAAAAGTTTTCCAGATTCCGAGGCTAATATGGTTGTTTACCAAAATAGCAACAGGCCTGCAACTGTATCCATAATGATCAATGAGATTCCGTATGATATTTACATAAACCCTTATAACGCTGAGATAACGCATGTCCAAAATCTAGATACAGATTTCTTCTTGCTTGTTGAAAACTTACATCGCTTTCTATTACTACCAGAACCTATAGGAAAACAAGTGACAGGTGTTTCAACAATAATATTTCTTGTAATGCTTGTGACAGGACTTATTCTATGGTGGCCAAAGAAATTAAAACATGCTTCAAAGAATTTCAAAATAAAGTGGAACGCAAAATGGCGTCGAAAAAATTATGACTTGCATAGGGTAATCGGATTTTATTTAATATTTCCAGCTATAATAATAGCCATCACAGGTTTGAGTTTTACATATGAATGGGTTCATGATAGTTTCTTTACACTTGGTAATATTAACAATAACGAAAAACTTGAGAAGGCTGTTCCCACTTTTGAAAAAACTAATAAGAAATCAACAGCTAAGGCTATTGATTTAGCCTTTACAAAAACTCAAAGATTAGCACCGGCTAGCGGAATGTATTTCGTTTGGGAGCAAGGAATAGGAATGCCAATTATGACTGGTGCCTATCCTGAATCTTTGGAATTCGACCATCAATCTAATTTTTATTTTGACAATACAAGTGGTGTTTTACTTTCCAGTAAATATTACAAAGATAAAAGCTTGGGATTAAAACTTCAAGAAATGAATTATGGACTGCATACAGGTCAGTTTTTCAATCTTCCAGGTAAAATACTTGTATTTTTCTTCAGTCTTTTCATAGCCTCCTTACCTATTACGGGAGTATTAGTGTGGTATGGAAGATCTAACAAATAAATAAAATTCTTTAAAATTTTTCTTGTTTACCTTATAATCATCTTGTAGTTTTGCGCCCTATTCTTATTTAGAATAAATTAAAATAATAAATAGTGCGTCAAATTATTCTCTCCTTCATAAGTCTAATATTTATATCTATACCGGCTAATATCTTCGGGCAAACAGACAATGAAATTTTAAAAGGGCAAATTGTTGATATCTATGGAACCCCTTTATATGGTGCTAATGTAATAGCCATTGATCTAAATCAAGGAACCTCTGCAAACAGCAATGGAGACTATGTTTTAAAAGGGAATTTTGAGGGAACTTATGAAATAGAATATTCCTATTTAGGATTTAAAAGTATTATAAAAACGATTACATTTAAAAAAGGGGAAACACAAACCTTAAATATTATTCTTAATGAAGATCCCTCTGCTCTAGACGAAATAAGCTTGAAATCTAAAAGTAAAGTTCGTCTAAAACGTGAAGAAGCTTATGCCATAAACGTAATTAAGGCTGAAGAACTATATAACACGAGCGCCAATATTAATGATGTACTAAATAGAACTTCCGGAGTTAGAGTGCGTGAAAATGGTGGTTTAGGATCTGATTTCACATTTTCACTTAATGGTTTCTCTGGAAGACAGGTTAAGTTTTTTTTAGATGGAATCCCAATAGACAATTTTGGTTCCTCCCTTACACTAAATAATTTCCCTGTAAATCTTGCAGATCGTATTGAAGTTTATAAAGGAGTCTTGCCAATTAATTTAGGAAGCGATGCCCTAGGTGGTGCGGTAAATATAGTTACGCGAACCAACCCAAATTATTTAGATGTTTCTTATGGATATGGGAGTTTTAATACGCATCGTGCCAACTTAAATTTTGCTTACACAAATCTTGAAAACGGTTTTACTGCGCGCGCAATTACCTTTTATAATTATTCTGATAATAATTATAAAGTAAAGGTTAAACCTATAGATTTAGAAACAGGTCAACGAATGGAAGAACAAGAAGTAGAACGTTTTCACGACAAGTATGCTTCAGCAACAGCAAATATAGAAGTTGGTATAACCGGAAAATCATATGCAGATAAACTACTTATTGGTTTTATCGCTTCAGGAAATGAAAAGGATATTCAAACCGGGGTAACAATGGATCAAGTATTTGGAGCTCGTACAGCAAACTCTCGAGCTTTTATTCCTACTCTAAAGTATAGCAAGAAAAATATAGTTATAGATGGTCTAGATCTAAGCTTCTATGGAGCATATAATAATGTTCGTAATCAATTCATAGATACTACCAGAGTCCGTTACAATTGGCTTCAGGAAACAAAACCTACAACAAGTGCTGAATTAAATCGTACGCAACTAGTAAATAAGGATAGAGAAGCACTGGTAACTACAAATCTGGGATACCAAATTAACAATCACCATGGAGTCTCTTTAAATTATTTAGTATCCGATTTCAATCGTGAATCTAGTGATGAAGAAGATCCTGACAATATCACATTTTTATTTCCACAAAAATTAAGAAAGCATATTTTAGGATTTGCATATCAAGCAAAATATGAGCGATTTACCGGAACTGCCTTCGCTAAAGCTTATTACTTACAAGCAGAGTCTTTTGAAAATTATACCAATAATACTGGAGAGTCAAACTATCAGCAAACAAATACAAATGCCAATAACTTTGGTTATGGATCTGCGGCCACTTATTTCATAATGCCTAAGCTGCAAGCTAAAATTTCTTACGAACACACCTACCGTTTACCCGAAGCATCGGAATTGTTAGGGGATGGACTTTATACACGTCGTAATTCCGACCTCACACCCGAGACCAGTGACAATATTAATATTGGAGCAAAATATGAATTCAATATTAAATCAAATAATATCTTAGCAATAGATGCTAATTACCTCTTTA is from Gillisia sp. Hel1_33_143 and encodes:
- a CDS encoding tungsten formylmethanofuran dehydrogenase; the encoded protein is MLGIKNIKTYEEWTSIFNPTSTYIGNWKKDSKIYFVGTDKNGKKGGMVSEIAENIPFKFVSIRHYGILDGDKEIIEGAKVEKWTGGFENYYFDENNGLTTVTIEVDAMEDFIDFFKNTFPKALNKLKEIIEK
- a CDS encoding TonB-dependent receptor translates to MRQIILSFISLIFISIPANIFGQTDNEILKGQIVDIYGTPLYGANVIAIDLNQGTSANSNGDYVLKGNFEGTYEIEYSYLGFKSIIKTITFKKGETQTLNIILNEDPSALDEISLKSKSKVRLKREEAYAINVIKAEELYNTSANINDVLNRTSGVRVRENGGLGSDFTFSLNGFSGRQVKFFLDGIPIDNFGSSLTLNNFPVNLADRIEVYKGVLPINLGSDALGGAVNIVTRTNPNYLDVSYGYGSFNTHRANLNFAYTNLENGFTARAITFYNYSDNNYKVKVKPIDLETGQRMEEQEVERFHDKYASATANIEVGITGKSYADKLLIGFIASGNEKDIQTGVTMDQVFGARTANSRAFIPTLKYSKKNIVIDGLDLSFYGAYNNVRNQFIDTTRVRYNWLQETKPTTSAELNRTQLVNKDREALVTTNLGYQINNHHGVSLNYLVSDFNRESSDEEDPDNITFLFPQKLRKHILGFAYQAKYERFTGTAFAKAYYLQAESFENYTNNTGESNYQQTNTNANNFGYGSAATYFIMPKLQAKISYEHTYRLPEASELLGDGLYTRRNSDLTPETSDNINIGAKYEFNIKSNNILAIDANYLFRKSKDFIRLDQSQSQPVDRQYVNLGDVSTNGVEVAINYSYKNQLKAGANFTYQSLIDKQEFLTSTNFQGTTISPNLNYGFRVPNIPYLYGNFNLDYTFPKKNVEVKNQLNIGYSLNYVHEYFLTPNQLGSNNQDNIPTQLSHNISASYELLNGKFNISLELKNLSNEDLYDNYLLQKPGRFFFINLRYFLDKSIF
- a CDS encoding BfmA/BtgA family mobilization protein yields the protein MTTKSRLQIQSKTANRFREFSKKNNSNQSETLDLILDFFEKNNLSPFETLVPSKVSLETLIKKRIDAVIAILKNIEKTQTKPGFLMLELLMEGRSISKSILVEKNTSSSFNEKSLEQLELEISRLEKVLKATKQDLEYLLQKVEVKANTFGADYLKLNISPTEFEEFKIAIKRRS
- a CDS encoding RNA polymerase sigma factor, which encodes MRDNNYELLKVGDSSALVHIHARYSRMVYWLGKRIINDDFVVESLVQDTFLKLWANRDKIESEKHLFFFLRMVMKRECYSYYTSPQCKFFENINSLESYDNYQDYLAGYDPKEDAQNWKDQENQQEDFDQIIKVLPLLQPDRKRLIELCLKYEFRYKIIAKLMGTGITETRNEVSKTIQDLKNIINQNNVLEVHQPFKLKCDNKVQVTQEQQKVLELRCKHNYSFTSIANELNISQKEVHTAFIKAYKLMQEVQ
- the mobB gene encoding MobB family relaxase, translating into MYITISAQKLGGAYSQSAGDFVSYLEKENQGKSLMDKEYFFDQYEDKIYPYQVIKEIDENTSKLKLKEPKYYSITINPSKYELKHIHNNSEKLREFVREAMKEYAGSFNREINGKPIGVDDIKYFAKIEQERTYKSNDIAIRENKPYSNQIAHLKNELRKVERGEISGNIRQLENDIHKLVSDAPYKFQGQVIEPGMKKEGLQSHIHIIVSRKDASNSYSLSPGSKYKASEVEMHGKMIKRGFERDRFFQSSEKAFDKMFQYNRNYVESYTARKILSKDPKQYFLSLRSLGVNEKKIAFKMIRETGLQLPVLHLPTSTAGIAFKQLKRIIEVSLKASSIGY
- a CDS encoding PepSY-associated TM helix domain-containing protein; translated protein: MRKTFKSKKRQKNKWKSYAGILHLWLGLLSGIVVFIMSITGCIYVFQDEIKDVIYEWRHVEALNKPFIAPSIIFDNVKKSFPDSEANMVVYQNSNRPATVSIMINEIPYDIYINPYNAEITHVQNLDTDFFLLVENLHRFLLLPEPIGKQVTGVSTIIFLVMLVTGLILWWPKKLKHASKNFKIKWNAKWRRKNYDLHRVIGFYLIFPAIIIAITGLSFTYEWVHDSFFTLGNINNNEKLEKAVPTFEKTNKKSTAKAIDLAFTKTQRLAPASGMYFVWEQGIGMPIMTGAYPESLEFDHQSNFYFDNTSGVLLSSKYYKDKSLGLKLQEMNYGLHTGQFFNLPGKILVFFFSLFIASLPITGVLVWYGRSNK
- a CDS encoding RadC family protein, with product MNTKVNEISIKYQGNFKMKDAPKISSSLSASELLFSRWDKDRIGLQECFKVLLLNNSNKVKGVFEVSNGGITGTLVDVRILFAVILKSLTTSVILVHNHPSGNLKPSEADKCLTQKIKNAGSLLDIKLLDHLILTPAGDYFSFADEGIL